From the Pseudomonas syringae KCTC 12500 genome, the window TTCCTTTTCGTGCCAGCCGTCGACATCAGTCAGGCTGAGCGTCTTTTGCAAATGCGCATGGGACAGACTCTCGCGGCGGCGCTTATGGTTGTCGCGTTCCTGATTCAGCGACGCCCTTGTCTCTGCTAAGTGGTCGAGCATCGATTTCAGTTCCAACTGCGCCTGGCGATGGGCACGCTCGGCACTGGCCTGACGGTGTTGGCGCAGTGGCGTGAGCAGACCGATCACCTGCTGCAGAGCGACCTGTTGCGGGTCGTCTTCCAGTGGTTCGTCCATGGCTACTCCGGCAGTTGAGAGGTGAGTTGCAGCAGCCTGTCGAGGGTTTCCTGCAAGGGCACGGGTTCACGCAGGTCCTGGCGCAGGAACGCGTTTATGGCCTCGTTCAGTTGCACGGCACAGTCGGTGACCGGGTCGGCCCCGGCCTGGTATTCACCCAGGCGCAGGAGCATTTCCACTTGTTTATAGGCAGCCAGTAACTGGCGCAGGCGATTGTTCGCCCGTTGATGTTCGCGACCGGTGACGTTGCTCAGAATCCGGCTGATGCTGGCCGACACATCGATCGCCGGGTAGTGCCCGCGCTCGGCCAGTTTGCGCGACAGTACGATGTGCCCGTCGAGCAGCGAGCGCACTTCGTCGGCGACCGGATCGTTCATCGAGTCCTGTTCGATCAGCACCGTGTAAAGCGCGGTGATCGAACCGTTCTCGCTCATCCCGGCGCGTTCCACCAGGCGTGGCAGCAGGGTGTACACCGAGGGTGGCAGACCGCCGCGCCCCAGCGGCTCGCCCGAAGCAATGCCGATTTCCCGTTGCGCGCGGGCGAAGCGGGTCAGCGAGTCGAGCAGCAACAGCACTTTCTGGCCTCGGGCGCGAAAGGCTTCGGCGATGGCGGTCGCGGTGAACGCAGCGCGGGCGCGCTCCATGCTGGAACGATCGGATGTTGCACAGACCAGCACCGAGCGGCGGCGCAGGGTTTCGTCCAGTTCGTGGTCGAGAAACTCGCGCAGTTCGCGGCCCCGTTCGCCAATCAGGCCGAAAACGATGACGTCACAATCCATGTTGCGCGCCAGTTCGGCCATCAGCGTGGTCTTGCCGCAGCCTGCTCCGGCGAACAGCCCGACACGCTGGCCCTCGCCGAGCAGAATCGCGCTGTCGATGGCGCGTATCCCGGTGGGTAACGCCCGGGTGATACGCGGTCGCTGGGTCGGCGGCAGGGCGTCGGCGATCACCGGCAGCGTCGTGCGGCGGTCCTCGGGGCCGGCGAAAGCGCCGAGGCAATCGCCCATCAGCGGGCGCCCGAAACCGTCCAGTACACAGCCGAGCAGGCTGTCATCGACGCCGATCCGGTGTGCCACGCCCAGCGGGCGGATCGGCGCGCCGACCTGAATACCGTCGGGTGGGCCCAAGGCACTGAGCAGCGTGCATTCCTGGGTGAAGCCGACGATTTCGGCCAGCAGCAACGAGCCGTCGGCTTTGCTCACTTCACACAGATCGCCGACCTTGGCCGATGGAATCTTGCACTCCAGCAGAATTCCGCGCACGGCGCTGACGCGGCCAATGACGCGCACCGCGCAGTACTGGCTCAAACGCTTGGCGTGCGCGTCTTTCCACAGGTTCAGTGCTGCATTCACCAGTTCACCTCGATATGGCGATTACCGTCGAATTGCAGGCGCTGATTATCGATTCGGGTGAGGCGCAGGCCATCCACTTCGTCACCTACGTAAACCCGTCGACCGTCGGCAGTCACCAGATGCGCATGCGGCCCGGTCATGATCTGAACCACCACAAAGGGCAGGGTGTTGCGATTGCTGCCCACGTTGTCCAGAACGGTTACCGGCGAGTCGTACAGGGTCTTGAAGCGCTGAAGCATGCGCTGGTAGACCAGCAGCGATTCTTCTTTCAGATCGCCGTTTAGGACCAGCCCGTCGGGCGTCTCTTCTACGCTGACATCAGTCAGCAGGCGGTCGCTGAGCATGGTGCTCAACTGGTGGCGGACGTCATCCGCGCTGCTCAGACGTATGCGTTTGTCGGTCACAGGGTTTGCAGCCCTGGCTGGCGCCTTGGGTATATCGGGCGAGGCCTCTGTCGTGGCGGCCGTCAGGTGTGCCGGGCTCTGATCCATCGCAATAGCGGGCGGGCGGGTCAGGCTCCAGGCGCTGCCGATGACGCCCACCAGCAGCCCGGCGATGATGCCCGTGGTGCGGTTGAGAAACTGCGAGCGGGACTTGACCTTCTCCAGCGGCACGTCGTTGCGTGCCGGCCCGGATTCGGCCTCAGGCTGTTTGGGAATCACGGCGGGCACGGAGGGCCATTCATCGCCCGCAGACGAAACGCACAGCCACACCGAACCCAGCATGAAGGCGTTGTTGAGCGTCAGGTCGATGCTCGGCCGGGCGTTGCCCTGTTCGTCGCAGACCGCGCCTTGTTCAGCGTTCAGTGTCCAGTTGTCGTCGACACGTTGCAGGCGGCAATGCAGGCTTTCCACGCCCGCATCGTCCAGCGCCAGATCGTGTTGTCCGGCAGAGCCAATCGACCATTGCTCACCGATCAGCGGTAATGCCGCGCCTTGGTGCTGGCCGTTCAGTACGCGTAATTCAAACATCTGAAAGTCTCCGTGCGTTCAGGCCTTGCAGGCTCAAGCAGCATGCTCGTTGTCCAGCGGCTCGAGATCGTCTTCAAGGTCGAATCGACCCATGACCTTGACCTTGGCCGCATTGCTGATTTCCGCGAAAGATAGTACGGGTACATGGTAGAACTCCTCCCTCAACAAGGTACGCAGAGGGCTGCGCAGATCCTGTGCCACCAGCAGAACCGCCTGTTC encodes:
- the hrcN gene encoding type III secretion system ATPase HrcN, with protein sequence MNAALNLWKDAHAKRLSQYCAVRVIGRVSAVRGILLECKIPSAKVGDLCEVSKADGSLLLAEIVGFTQECTLLSALGPPDGIQVGAPIRPLGVAHRIGVDDSLLGCVLDGFGRPLMGDCLGAFAGPEDRRTTLPVIADALPPTQRPRITRALPTGIRAIDSAILLGEGQRVGLFAGAGCGKTTLMAELARNMDCDVIVFGLIGERGRELREFLDHELDETLRRRSVLVCATSDRSSMERARAAFTATAIAEAFRARGQKVLLLLDSLTRFARAQREIGIASGEPLGRGGLPPSVYTLLPRLVERAGMSENGSITALYTVLIEQDSMNDPVADEVRSLLDGHIVLSRKLAERGHYPAIDVSASISRILSNVTGREHQRANNRLRQLLAAYKQVEMLLRLGEYQAGADPVTDCAVQLNEAINAFLRQDLREPVPLQETLDRLLQLTSQLPE
- the sctD gene encoding type III secretion system inner membrane ring subunit SctD, with amino-acid sequence MFELRVLNGQHQGAALPLIGEQWSIGSAGQHDLALDDAGVESLHCRLQRVDDNWTLNAEQGAVCDEQGNARPSIDLTLNNAFMLGSVWLCVSSAGDEWPSVPAVIPKQPEAESGPARNDVPLEKVKSRSQFLNRTTGIIAGLLVGVIGSAWSLTRPPAIAMDQSPAHLTAATTEASPDIPKAPARAANPVTDKRIRLSSADDVRHQLSTMLSDRLLTDVSVEETPDGLVLNGDLKEESLLVYQRMLQRFKTLYDSPVTVLDNVGSNRNTLPFVVVQIMTGPHAHLVTADGRRVYVGDEVDGLRLTRIDNQRLQFDGNRHIEVNW